The Candidatus Dadabacteria bacterium genome contains a region encoding:
- the glmM gene encoding phosphoglucosamine mutase yields the protein MKKSASEFPERKIFGTDGIRGVTNTYPMTPEVSLALGKALTKYLSGKTGGHVKILVGKDTRLSGYVFEQAIASGITSMGADVLLVGPLPTPAIAFLTSNMRATAGVVISASHNPYTDNGIKIFDSTGFKLPDTTEAEIENMVLGEKQLSPPPLTGKAKRIEDAVGRYIVFLKNTFPDDLTLDGVKIVVDCANGAAYKVAPIIFEELGAEVITIGTEPNGTNINVDCGSLRPEILCEEVVRSGSDIGIALDGDADRVVFCDENGNGVDGDHVLAICSSEMLEAGTLATDTVVATQMSNMALENYLNAKGLRLERTRVGDRYVVEAMRELGANLGGEKSGHLLFLDHSTTGDGLLASLQILGIMKRKGKPLSELAGVIDMFPQVLNSLEIKEKKPFEQIPGLVEIVRESEKILGDKGRINLRYSGTELLARVMVEGEDETLINGIASRVSSVISESIGTGNL from the coding sequence ATGAAAAAGTCCGCATCTGAATTTCCCGAAAGAAAGATTTTTGGAACCGATGGAATAAGGGGGGTTACCAACACCTATCCAATGACCCCCGAGGTATCGCTTGCCCTCGGAAAAGCGCTCACAAAATATCTGTCCGGGAAAACGGGCGGCCACGTGAAGATACTCGTCGGCAAAGACACCCGCCTTTCAGGCTACGTCTTCGAACAGGCAATAGCCTCGGGCATAACGTCCATGGGAGCCGACGTACTGCTCGTTGGTCCCCTGCCCACTCCGGCCATAGCCTTTCTCACTTCAAACATGAGAGCCACGGCCGGCGTGGTCATCTCCGCGTCGCACAATCCCTACACCGATAACGGAATAAAGATATTCGATTCCACGGGCTTCAAGCTCCCGGACACAACGGAGGCTGAAATAGAGAACATGGTTCTCGGAGAAAAACAGCTAAGCCCCCCTCCCCTGACGGGAAAGGCGAAAAGAATCGAGGACGCGGTCGGACGCTACATAGTGTTTCTCAAAAACACCTTCCCTGATGATCTTACGCTCGACGGGGTGAAGATCGTGGTTGACTGCGCCAACGGAGCCGCGTACAAGGTCGCACCCATAATCTTCGAGGAACTTGGGGCCGAGGTGATCACGATCGGCACTGAGCCCAATGGGACGAACATAAACGTTGACTGCGGAAGCCTGCGCCCCGAAATACTCTGCGAAGAAGTAGTGCGAAGTGGTTCCGACATAGGAATAGCGCTTGACGGAGACGCGGACAGGGTGGTTTTCTGCGATGAAAACGGAAATGGGGTTGACGGCGACCATGTGCTCGCGATCTGCTCATCCGAAATGCTTGAAGCCGGCACCCTGGCAACGGACACCGTGGTGGCTACCCAGATGAGCAACATGGCCCTTGAGAACTACCTCAATGCAAAAGGCCTCAGACTTGAGAGAACCCGCGTGGGAGACAGGTACGTGGTAGAAGCAATGAGAGAACTGGGAGCAAACCTGGGAGGCGAGAAATCGGGTCACCTGCTGTTTCTTGACCACTCGACAACGGGAGACGGCTTGCTGGCCTCGCTTCAGATTCTGGGCATAATGAAAAGAAAGGGGAAACCGCTTTCTGAGCTCGCCGGGGTAATAGATATGTTTCCCCAGGTTCTTAACAGTCTTGAAATCAAAGAGAAAAAACCGTTTGAGCAGATCCCGGGGCTTGTCGAAATCGTCAGGGAATCTGAAAAAATCCTTGGAGACAAGGGAAGAATAAACCTCAGGTATTCCGGAACCGAACTGCTGGCGCGGGTAATGGTGGAGGGAGAGGATGAAACCCTGATAAACGGAATCGCTTCCCGAGTATCTTCCGTAATAAGCGAGAGCATAGG